The sequence ATTCAATTCATAGTCGATGAAATCGTGGCCCTCAGCCATCCCATGCACCAGAAAGAAAATAAGGTCAAAGTCAGGGACGAGCGCTTGAGTCGCTGCTTGATCGGCAAGATCAAGATACACGAGCGATAGATTATCGTGAGGCTCGGTTCGTGCTTTTAAATAGTCGATATGCCTTGCTGCTGCGGTGACTTGATAGCCTTGTTCAAGCAGGAGAGGGAGGAGCTGCGAACCAACATATCCAGAAGCGCCTAAAACCAGTACTTTCTTCATTGTTACTCCATTTATATCTGTGGTTAAAAACCGAACATTGATATAATAGCGCGATATTTATCTTTATTCATCAATACGTTCCGTTTAGGTCTCTCTATATGTTGCTCTCTTCAATTATCCATCACACTCGAGGTGATTTTGTTCGTAGGCTTATTGCGATTGCTTTGCCTATTACCTTGCAGAGCATTATGTTCTCAAGTCGAGGCCTTGTGGATGTGTTGATGTTAGGGCAACTGGGTGAAGCTGATATTGCTGCGGTGGGTGTAGCGAGTAGAGCTATGTTTGTCACGACCATTATGTTGGTGGGCGTGACCACGGGTGGTGCGTTATTGACTGCGCAATATTGGGGAGCCGGCAATAAGCAGGGCGTCAGAGAAAGTACAGCGTTAACTTGGTTAGTGTCTACGTTGTTTGCGTTGCTGACTATTGTGTTCTTTGTATCATTCCCAGGCCAAATCATGGGCGTGACGACCGACTCACAAGAAGTCATCACCCTTGGTGTTGACTACATCGTGATTACGTCGTTTAGCATGTTAGCCGTGTCTTGTGTCAGCAGTATGGCCGTAGGCCTAAGAGCGATGCACAAGCCGGGTTTGAGCACGTTCTTTAGTGGTATCGGAATTCTATCGAATGTGTTTCTAAACTGGGTTTTGATTTTTGGTAACTTGGGCTTTCCTGCTCTTGGAATCAAAGGTGCGGCGATTGCGACAGTGTTGAGTGGTGCAATCGAAGTAGCGACTTTGTTTGGCTATCTTTATTGTTCAAAGCATCTCTTGGCTTTCAAGTTCTGCGATATAAAAGCGGCAGCTTCGATCGAAAAAGTGGTTCGTTTCTTAAAGTTATCGCTTCCGACGACGTTTAACTTCTTAGCATGGGCTGGTGGCTTGTTTGCTTACCACGCGATAATGGGGCAATCAGGCGTCCAAGGCTTAGCTGCACTTTCAGTAATGACACCTGTTGAGTCTATCTCATTGAGTTTGTTGATTGGCCTTTCGAATGCGGCAGCGGTTCTGGTGGGTAACCAGCTTGGCGCGAAGAACAATGAAGCGGTTTACTATCAAGCTCTAGGTTTAACGATTTTGTGTTTCTTGACCAGTATCGTGGTCGCGATTTTCCTCTACTTCGTACAAACGCCAATACTGAACGCCTTTAGCGCTTTGACAGAAGAAACCCGAGCGCTTTCAGAGAAGTTCATTCTGATTCTCAGCGTGGGTATTGTTATTCGCTCGGTACCGCTGACGGTCATTGTTGGTGTGTTGAGAGCCGGCGGTGATGTGAAGTTCTGTCTCTATCAAGATGTGATTGCTCAGTGGGTGATCGGTATCCCGCTGGCTGCGATTGCCGCTATTTACCTTAAGTTTCCACCTGAGTGGGTCTATCTGCTTTTCCTCACTGAAGAAGTGCTTAAGTGGGGTGGGTCACTTTATCGTATGAAAACAAGAAAATGGATTAAAAACTTAATAGGAAGTTGAAGTAGGGCGCACCAATCGCATCACTTTATCGTTGGCATGTGATCTATCTTTCAAAATACTTCCTCCTAACAGGGAATTAGTGTAGATTCTCCTTCCAAATTCTAACTAATGCGAGCTGTTTAATGTTAAAGCTGTCAGACCTATGTAAAGGCTATGTCGACGGGGGGGAATTTCACCCTGTTTTGCAAGGTGCTGAATTAACATTAAACCAAGGTGACCAGCTGGCATTAATGGGAGAAAGCGGTTCTGGTAAAAGTACATTACTGAATCTTATTGCGGGTCTAGACCTAGCAGACTCAGGCGAAATCGCTTTCCCAAACTTCAATATGCACGATTCGACAGAACGTAATCGTACTGCTTATCGTCGAAACAACATTGGTCATATCTTCCAGCAATTCAACTTGCTACCAACGCTTAATATTGCCGACAACATTCGTTTTTGCCGTCAATTAAAAGGCTTACCTGAAGATAAGGGGCTTTGGCGACAAATCCTTTCTGCTTTAGACCTTATGCCTTTGCTTGGACGTTATCCTGAAGAAGCTTCTGGTGGCCAACAGCAACGTGCGGCCATTGCTCGTGCTTTGTACATGGAACCTAAAATCCTATTAGCCGATGAGCCTACAGGTAGTTTAGATGAGCGTAATGCTGAAGCAGTAATGCGCTTGCTGACGTCTTTAGCTCGTGAGCTGGAATGTACTCTGTTGCTTGTTACTCACAGTGAAAAAGTGGCACAGCATATGGACGGACGTATTCGTCTACAGGGAGGGCAACTTCATGTTATGGCCCGTAGTTAAAGCGCTACTCGGTCATTATCGACGTTACCCACTTCAGATTATTTTGGTATGGCTTGGTTTAACCCTCGGCGTATCATTACTGGTTGGTGTTACCGCAATCAATCAGCACGCTAAACAGAGTTATGCTCACGGCGAAAAACTGTTTTCGAATCCTCTTCCTTACCGTATTCGTCCCAAACATAACGCCAATAAGATCCCTCAAGGTTTTTATATCCAGCTACGCCGTGAAGGCTTTCAACAGTGTTCTCCTTTTGACCACCACCGTATCACTGATGAAAATGGCGCGAACTTCATGCTTATTGGCTTGGACCCTGTGTCTATGCTTCAGTTGCATCCGGGCGTTGCGCTAAAAGATCTCACAACATTAAACCTAATGAAGCCACCTTACCCAATCCTTGTCAGCGATGATCTTGCTGAGCATATGGAATGGAAGAATGGTGACTATATTCCTCTTCTGGATGGCTCTGAACTTGGGCCTGTTGTTGTTGATCAAAACAACCTCATTAACGGCACTCGGCTGATCGCGGATATCTCGCTGCTAAGAATGTTGAAACGTAGCGCTGGACTGTCTGTTATTGCTTGTTCAGATATGCCGCCAGAGAAATTAGAACGCCTTAAGAATATGTTGCCTAATGGACTGACGATTTCTCGCAGTTCTAAAGCTGAATTGGAATCTCTAACCAGTGCTTTCCACTTAAATCTAACGGCGATGGGTATGCTGTCGTTTGTCGTGGGCTTGTTTATCTTCTATCAAGCGATGTCGTTGTCATTTATTCAACGTCAGCCATTGGTCGGAATATTAAGGCAGACAGGCGTTTCTGGTTGGCAACTGGCTAAAGCGCTATGTTTAGAACTTTTGATCTTAGTGCTAGTGAGCTGGGTGTGCGGCAACATCTTTGGTGTGATGCTGGCTAACCAACTGTTACCGGCAGTTTCTTCAAGTTTAGGCGACCTTTACGATGCCAATGTGGGTTTAACCATCAATTGGAATTGGCGCTGGAGCGGTTATAGCTTAATGATGGCCTTACTAGGTGCCTTCCTAGCTTGCGCTTGGCCGTTGGTTCGCTTACTTAAATCTCAACCTATTCGTTTGTCATCACGCTTATCTTTGATGCGCTTTGCGGGTACGGAATTTACGTGGCAGGCATTGATTGGTTGTGGTTTCTTAGTTGCTGCTGTAGCTGTCTATCAAGCGCCACAAACAC is a genomic window of Vibrio sp. FE10 containing:
- a CDS encoding MATE family efflux transporter; the encoded protein is MLLSSIIHHTRGDFVRRLIAIALPITLQSIMFSSRGLVDVLMLGQLGEADIAAVGVASRAMFVTTIMLVGVTTGGALLTAQYWGAGNKQGVRESTALTWLVSTLFALLTIVFFVSFPGQIMGVTTDSQEVITLGVDYIVITSFSMLAVSCVSSMAVGLRAMHKPGLSTFFSGIGILSNVFLNWVLIFGNLGFPALGIKGAAIATVLSGAIEVATLFGYLYCSKHLLAFKFCDIKAAASIEKVVRFLKLSLPTTFNFLAWAGGLFAYHAIMGQSGVQGLAALSVMTPVESISLSLLIGLSNAAAVLVGNQLGAKNNEAVYYQALGLTILCFLTSIVVAIFLYFVQTPILNAFSALTEETRALSEKFILILSVGIVIRSVPLTVIVGVLRAGGDVKFCLYQDVIAQWVIGIPLAAIAAIYLKFPPEWVYLLFLTEEVLKWGGSLYRMKTRKWIKNLIGS
- a CDS encoding ABC transporter ATP-binding protein, with product MLKLSDLCKGYVDGGEFHPVLQGAELTLNQGDQLALMGESGSGKSTLLNLIAGLDLADSGEIAFPNFNMHDSTERNRTAYRRNNIGHIFQQFNLLPTLNIADNIRFCRQLKGLPEDKGLWRQILSALDLMPLLGRYPEEASGGQQQRAAIARALYMEPKILLADEPTGSLDERNAEAVMRLLTSLARELECTLLLVTHSEKVAQHMDGRIRLQGGQLHVMARS